The following are from one region of the Pseudohongiella spirulinae genome:
- a CDS encoding peptidase, producing MTYCVAIAVDAGLVFCSDSRTNAGIDQVSTYSKMYRFGVEGQRQFVIMSAGNLGTTQATISRIKRDIKERAATSLLTVESVSEAAEYLGGISREEQDKHASRGSGFEASFIIGGQIAGKKHRIMMVYPEGNHITSSHDTPYLQIGESKYGKPILDRILTRDLELDTCALCALVSMDSTMRSNLSVGPPIEVLVYRTDTLTLDAPLRFDEDSEFLREVKRSWDQRLKEAFRQMPRFAWAGQWDSQARLAAVNDDDRD from the coding sequence ATGACATACTGCGTTGCCATTGCGGTCGACGCCGGCTTGGTATTCTGTTCTGATTCACGGACCAACGCCGGCATTGACCAGGTCAGCACTTACAGCAAAATGTACCGCTTTGGTGTTGAAGGACAGCGCCAGTTTGTCATCATGTCGGCGGGAAACTTGGGCACCACTCAGGCCACCATCAGCCGCATAAAACGGGATATAAAGGAGCGCGCAGCTACCAGTCTGCTGACTGTAGAATCGGTCAGTGAGGCGGCAGAATATCTTGGCGGCATCAGCCGTGAAGAGCAGGATAAACACGCTTCACGCGGCAGCGGCTTTGAAGCCAGCTTTATTATCGGCGGGCAGATTGCCGGTAAAAAACATCGCATCATGATGGTGTATCCTGAAGGCAATCACATCACCAGTTCACACGACACACCCTATTTGCAGATCGGCGAAAGCAAGTACGGAAAACCCATTCTTGACCGTATTCTGACACGCGATCTCGAACTGGATACCTGTGCACTGTGCGCCTTGGTCTCCATGGATTCGACCATGCGCAGCAATCTGAGCGTGGGCCCTCCTATCGAGGTGCTGGTGTATCGGACTGATACCTTGACCCTGGATGCGCCACTCAGGTTCGATGAGGACAGTGAGTTTCTACGCGAAGTCAAACGCAGCTGGGATCAGCGACTGAAAGAAGCCTTTCGGCAGATGCCGCGCTTTGCCTGGGCAGGTCAGTGGGACAGCCAGGCCCGTCTGGCCGCCGTCAATGACGACGACCGCGACTGA